From a region of the Streptomyces tirandamycinicus genome:
- a CDS encoding class I SAM-dependent methyltransferase, with the protein MASARGTVAARVPETDEGLQGDELALKYDEMQRHIRDNGWLEEKIEDILKAEIDSGEVLELGCGPGYLGLEWITRADASARLVGLDISPAMLRRASTNADGYGVTGRCTYTCGTVLALPFADHRFDHAISASSLHEWADPVTALSEMHRVLRPGGRYCVSDLRRDVDRTTFQFMKANIAADMRPGFRTSIRSSYVKSEVEEILRGTALETAVVTEVQMGIVITGRKEVP; encoded by the coding sequence GTGGCTAGCGCGCGAGGCACCGTCGCCGCCCGCGTGCCGGAGACCGACGAGGGCCTGCAGGGCGACGAACTGGCCCTCAAGTACGACGAGATGCAGCGCCACATCCGGGACAACGGCTGGCTCGAGGAGAAGATCGAGGACATCCTGAAGGCGGAGATCGACTCCGGGGAGGTCCTGGAACTCGGCTGCGGGCCGGGCTACCTGGGCCTGGAATGGATCACCCGGGCCGACGCCTCCGCCCGGCTCGTCGGCCTCGACATCTCACCGGCGATGCTCCGGCGGGCGAGCACCAACGCGGACGGGTACGGCGTCACCGGCCGCTGCACCTACACCTGCGGCACCGTGCTGGCGCTGCCGTTCGCGGACCACCGCTTCGACCACGCCATCAGCGCGTCCTCGCTGCACGAATGGGCGGATCCGGTGACCGCCCTGTCGGAGATGCACCGCGTGCTCAGACCGGGCGGGCGGTACTGCGTCTCCGATCTGCGCCGCGACGTCGACCGCACGACCTTCCAGTTCATGAAGGCGAACATCGCGGCCGACATGCGCCCGGGCTTCCGGACCTCGATCCGCTCCTCGTACGTCAAGAGCGAGGTCGAGGAGATCCTGCGAGGCACCGCGCTGGAGACGGCCGTCGTGACGGAAGTGCAGATGGGAATCGTGATCACCGGCAGGAAGGAAGTGCCATGA
- a CDS encoding BtrH N-terminal domain-containing protein yields the protein MAVIDISPYSGEHCESTALLNMLRNHDVELSEPLIFGLGQGLSFLYWHSKQMPNPFLAGRVKPDHLMRNVSDALGLELLAGETTSPAKAEATLIAALDEGDVVGLKLDRYHLDYARENHHFAAHYVACIGYEDDRFVVVETRSLGVQSTSRESLARARSARGPMSSRNLSVRVRPRGYDESVLAKACQSSILATAQEFLSPPITNMGFKGIAKAGSLMRGWHDRLDRPLEAMGAVGTSMEEGGTGGGLFRTLWAQFLEEAYELTGIEVYDELAVEYRRISKCWTDVANLLRDADDAAARRSLDEAASIVDALAAEERTAMVRLEEASR from the coding sequence ATGGCGGTCATTGACATATCGCCGTACTCCGGCGAGCACTGCGAGTCCACCGCGCTGCTCAACATGCTCCGCAACCACGACGTGGAGCTGAGCGAGCCGCTGATCTTCGGCCTGGGGCAGGGGCTGTCGTTCCTGTACTGGCACTCGAAGCAGATGCCGAACCCGTTCCTCGCCGGCCGGGTCAAGCCGGACCACCTCATGCGCAACGTGTCGGACGCGCTCGGCCTCGAACTGCTGGCGGGCGAGACGACGTCACCGGCGAAGGCCGAGGCCACCCTGATCGCGGCGCTCGACGAGGGCGATGTGGTGGGCCTCAAGCTCGACCGCTACCACCTCGACTACGCCCGGGAGAACCACCACTTCGCCGCGCACTACGTCGCCTGCATCGGATACGAGGACGACCGGTTCGTCGTCGTCGAGACCCGGTCGCTCGGCGTCCAGTCGACATCGCGGGAGAGCCTGGCACGGGCCCGGTCCGCCAGGGGCCCGATGTCCTCGCGGAACCTGTCGGTCCGGGTCAGGCCGCGCGGGTACGACGAGTCGGTCCTCGCCAAGGCCTGCCAGTCCTCGATCCTGGCCACCGCACAGGAGTTCCTCAGCCCGCCGATCACCAACATGGGATTCAAGGGGATCGCGAAGGCCGGCTCGCTCATGCGCGGATGGCACGACCGGCTCGACCGTCCCCTGGAGGCGATGGGCGCCGTCGGCACCAGCATGGAGGAAGGAGGCACCGGCGGCGGGCTCTTCCGGACGCTGTGGGCGCAGTTCCTGGAGGAGGCCTACGAGCTGACCGGCATCGAGGTCTACGACGAGCTCGCCGTCGAGTACCGCCGGATCTCCAAGTGCTGGACGGACGTGGCGAACCTGCTGCGCGACGCCGACGACGCCGCTGCCCGGCGCTCACTCGACGAGGCGGCGTCGATCGTGGACGCTCTCGCGGCCGAGGAGCGCACGGCGATGGTGCGGCTGGAGGAGGCGTCCCGATGA
- a CDS encoding phenylacetate--CoA ligase family protein produces MTALTRPAGHDPRSRLYDTLASRVDIARKVAAVTSLDRRQLDAWAAQALAATVEHACRNSPFYAGFVPAEVAGAVARGRPHAFEAVPFTTREHLSAAYPLGMLAVPRREVIRFDESSGTGNGRPIAAFFTMADWLENNLTVAGLLAAVLDERDVAAIAVPYELAGVGQDLDRAIEILGCTIVPLGAASPSCTPDRMVDALRRSGATTLVCSGTRALFLGEIARRRGVDPRRDLPVSKILMAGEGASPAKKRRLADQWDAVAYSMFGMTETNTLAMFCRERELHLVETRTFFEVVDPASGERLPDGSAGELAVTTLASRAMPLLRYRTGDVCRIEAAPCGCGSPLRRLQHRGRIGDRIPVGGRWTSQLEIEDIVLGAMTAAPYYFAFDVDGDTLEIALPPSSGDDATRESIAAGVRDRLGASTRFRRLDTDRFETALRTSAKPTMRNFQAHAGGRARGEG; encoded by the coding sequence ATGACCGCGCTCACCCGGCCGGCCGGCCACGACCCGCGCAGCAGGCTGTACGACACCCTCGCCTCCCGCGTCGACATCGCGCGGAAGGTCGCCGCGGTGACGTCCCTGGACCGGCGGCAGCTCGACGCATGGGCGGCCCAGGCGCTCGCCGCGACCGTGGAGCACGCCTGCCGCAACTCCCCGTTCTACGCCGGCTTCGTACCGGCCGAGGTGGCCGGAGCGGTCGCCCGGGGCCGTCCGCACGCGTTCGAGGCCGTTCCCTTCACCACGCGCGAACACCTCTCCGCGGCCTATCCGCTCGGCATGCTCGCCGTACCGCGGCGTGAGGTCATCCGGTTCGACGAGAGTTCCGGCACCGGCAACGGGCGCCCGATCGCGGCGTTCTTCACGATGGCGGACTGGCTGGAGAACAACCTCACCGTCGCCGGGCTGCTCGCCGCCGTGCTGGACGAGCGGGACGTCGCGGCCATCGCCGTCCCCTACGAGCTGGCCGGGGTCGGCCAGGACCTCGACCGCGCCATCGAGATCCTGGGGTGCACCATCGTGCCGCTGGGCGCGGCCTCACCGTCCTGCACCCCGGACCGGATGGTCGACGCCCTGCGGCGGTCCGGCGCGACCACGCTGGTGTGCTCCGGAACGCGCGCCCTGTTCCTCGGCGAGATCGCTCGCCGCCGCGGCGTGGACCCGCGTCGCGACCTGCCGGTCTCGAAGATCCTCATGGCGGGGGAGGGCGCGTCGCCGGCCAAGAAGCGGCGCCTGGCCGACCAGTGGGACGCCGTCGCGTACTCGATGTTCGGCATGACCGAGACCAACACCCTGGCCATGTTCTGCCGGGAGCGCGAGCTGCACCTGGTGGAGACCCGCACGTTCTTCGAGGTGGTGGACCCGGCATCCGGCGAGCGGCTGCCGGACGGCTCGGCCGGTGAGCTGGCCGTGACGACCCTGGCGAGCCGGGCCATGCCGCTGCTGCGCTACCGGACCGGCGACGTCTGCCGGATCGAGGCGGCGCCGTGCGGCTGCGGCTCCCCGCTGCGCCGGCTGCAGCACCGCGGCCGGATCGGCGACCGGATCCCGGTCGGCGGGCGCTGGACCTCCCAGCTGGAGATCGAGGACATCGTGCTGGGCGCCATGACCGCCGCGCCGTACTACTTCGCCTTCGACGTCGACGGGGACACCCTGGAGATCGCCCTGCCGCCGTCGAGCGGCGACGACGCGACCCGGGAGTCGATCGCGGCCGGCGTCCGCGACCGTCTCGGCGCGTCCACCAGATTCCGCCGGCTGGACACCGACCGGTTCGAGACGGCGCTGCGCACCTCGGCCAAGCCGACCATGCGCAACTTCCAAGCCCACGCGGGAGGGAGGGCCCGGGGTGAGGGTTGA
- a CDS encoding ferredoxin, giving the protein MRVELPLPTRVPIDGRFEIDDTCIDCKLCNDLAPENFDADLDNDVHYVCKQPETPDELERVLDAFESCPTESIRYSAGPTEE; this is encoded by the coding sequence GTGAGGGTTGAACTGCCGCTTCCCACGCGCGTGCCGATCGACGGGCGCTTCGAGATCGACGACACGTGCATCGACTGCAAGCTCTGCAACGACCTGGCGCCGGAGAACTTCGACGCGGATCTCGACAACGACGTCCACTACGTGTGCAAGCAGCCCGAGACACCCGACGAGCTGGAACGGGTCCTCGACGCGTTCGAATCCTGCCCCACCGAATCGATCCGGTACTCAGCTGGGCCTACTGAGGAGTGA